In Verrucomicrobiia bacterium, a single window of DNA contains:
- the purN gene encoding phosphoribosylglycinamide formyltransferase, with protein MQNHGVAVFRLGVLGSGKGSNFAAIADACAAGRVPARPVLVLSDVENAGILELARQRGIAAEYLPPGQFRTKLDEQAEARYIARLQEAQVDLVVLAGFMRILKGPFLKAFEGRVVNIHPSLLPAFPGLEAWKQALDYGVKVTGCTVHFVDQGVDTGPIIGQRTVPVLDEDTPATLHARIQVAERELYPACIDAIARGQLRREGRRVLGFVGGD; from the coding sequence ATGCAAAACCATGGTGTAGCCGTTTTCCGTCTTGGGGTTCTGGGTTCGGGCAAAGGCTCCAATTTCGCCGCCATAGCCGACGCCTGCGCCGCGGGGCGTGTGCCGGCCCGGCCGGTGCTGGTGTTAAGCGATGTCGAAAACGCCGGCATACTGGAGCTGGCCCGCCAGCGCGGCATTGCAGCCGAGTATCTGCCGCCGGGCCAGTTTCGCACCAAGCTCGATGAACAGGCCGAGGCGCGATACATTGCGCGGTTGCAGGAGGCGCAGGTGGATCTGGTGGTATTGGCGGGATTCATGCGCATTCTCAAGGGGCCTTTTCTCAAGGCCTTTGAGGGCCGGGTGGTGAATATTCATCCCAGTCTGCTGCCGGCGTTTCCCGGATTGGAGGCGTGGAAACAAGCGCTGGACTATGGCGTCAAAGTCACCGGCTGCACCGTGCATTTCGTGGATCAAGGCGTGGACACCGGCCCCATCATTGGCCAGCGCACCGTGCCGGTGCTGGACGAGGACACCCCCGCCACCCTGCATGCCCGCATTCAGGTGGCGGAACGCGAGCTCTACCCCGCCTGCATTGACGCCATTGCCCGCGGCCAGTTGCGGCGGGAGGGCCGGCGGGTGCTGGGCTTCGTCGGGGGCGACTAG